Proteins from a genomic interval of Clostridium cochlearium:
- the ggt gene encoding gamma-glutamyltransferase, which yields MKKQPKKKLLICISMMLVLVFSMSFTACGNKPQEDNKEKQQEQKEDKSSKRDAKGKNGVVASAKPEASQVGVDIMKKGGNAIDAAVATAFALGVVEPNASGIGGGGFMLVRFAKTGEEVFLDFREVAPGKATPDMYKLDDKGKVVNNESVIGGKSVAVPGDVAGLLMALEKYGTMSREEVMQPAIDLAENGFKVTENFSNMIKDNFDNINKFEATKAIYLKDGLPFEEGDTITNKDLSNTLKIIAKEGKDAFYKGKIAESIVNEVQKQGGIITLEDLAKYEVKVRKPVKGTYKGYEIVSAPPSSSGGAHVIQLLNIMENYDLKSMGVNTEQSLHAWSEASKLIFADRGKYMADTDFVKVPLAGLTSKDYAKELYEKIDKDKATQKVEAGNPNKYESGSTTHYSIMDKEGNMVAVTKTINHFFGSCVAVPGTGILLNDEMDDFDFKPGLSNSIEPGKKPLSSMTPTLILKDGKPFMTIGSPGATRIIPTVAQVISNIVDHGMDIQEAINTPRMYDKDGKLSLEGGIDEKVIEGLKNKGHEVDIKGEYDLFFGGVQGVMMESSGELHGGADPRRDGQAVGF from the coding sequence ATGAAAAAACAACCTAAAAAGAAATTGCTAATATGTATTTCTATGATGCTTGTTTTAGTTTTTAGCATGAGCTTTACAGCATGTGGCAATAAACCACAAGAAGACAATAAAGAAAAACAGCAAGAACAAAAAGAAGATAAAAGCTCAAAAAGGGATGCAAAGGGTAAAAACGGAGTAGTTGCTTCTGCAAAACCTGAGGCTTCTCAAGTAGGAGTAGACATAATGAAAAAAGGAGGAAATGCAATAGATGCAGCAGTGGCTACAGCATTTGCATTAGGAGTTGTAGAACCAAATGCTTCAGGCATTGGTGGTGGGGGATTTATGCTTGTAAGATTTGCAAAGACAGGAGAAGAAGTGTTTTTAGACTTTAGAGAAGTTGCACCAGGCAAAGCTACTCCAGATATGTATAAGTTAGATGATAAAGGAAAAGTAGTAAACAATGAATCCGTTATAGGAGGTAAGTCAGTAGCTGTACCAGGAGATGTAGCAGGACTTTTAATGGCATTAGAAAAGTATGGAACTATGAGTAGAGAAGAAGTTATGCAACCAGCTATAGATTTAGCTGAAAATGGTTTCAAGGTTACTGAAAATTTTTCTAATATGATAAAAGATAATTTTGATAATATAAATAAATTTGAAGCCACTAAGGCAATATATTTAAAAGATGGACTTCCTTTTGAAGAGGGAGATACCATAACTAATAAAGACTTATCCAATACTTTGAAAATCATAGCAAAAGAAGGAAAAGACGCATTTTATAAAGGAAAAATCGCAGAAAGCATAGTTAATGAGGTCCAAAAACAAGGTGGAATAATTACACTAGAAGATTTAGCAAAATATGAAGTGAAAGTAAGAAAACCTGTAAAAGGAACTTATAAGGGATATGAAATTGTTTCTGCACCTCCATCTAGTTCAGGGGGAGCTCATGTAATTCAACTGTTAAATATTATGGAAAATTATGATTTGAAATCTATGGGAGTAAACACTGAACAATCATTACATGCTTGGTCAGAGGCGTCAAAATTAATATTTGCTGATAGAGGAAAATATATGGCAGACACTGACTTTGTTAAAGTTCCTCTAGCAGGATTAACATCAAAGGATTATGCTAAAGAGCTTTATGAAAAAATAGATAAAGATAAAGCTACACAAAAGGTGGAAGCAGGAAATCCAAATAAATATGAAAGTGGAAGTACCACTCACTATTCAATAATGGACAAGGAAGGAAATATGGTTGCTGTTACAAAGACTATAAATCACTTCTTTGGATCTTGTGTAGCTGTTCCTGGAACAGGAATACTTTTAAATGATGAAATGGATGATTTTGATTTTAAACCAGGTCTTTCAAATTCTATAGAACCAGGTAAGAAACCATTAAGCAGTATGACACCAACTTTAATTCTTAAAGATGGAAAGCCATTTATGACTATAGGTTCACCAGGGGCTACAAGAATTATACCAACAGTAGCTCAAGTAATAAGCAATATTGTAGATCATGGTATGGATATTCAGGAAGCTATAAATACTCCAAGAATGTATGATAAAGATGGAAAATTATCTTTAGAAGGTGGAATAGATGAAAAGGTTATAGAAGGACTTAAAAATAAAGGACACGAAGTTGACATAAAAGGAGAATATGATCTTTTCTTTGGAGGAGTACAAGGTGTAATGATGGAATCATCAGGAGAATTACATGGTGGAGCTGATCCAAGAAGAGATGGTCAAGCTGTAGGTTTCTAA